In the genome of Leptospira noumeaensis, one region contains:
- a CDS encoding radical SAM/SPASM domain-containing protein: MKEIDPKVYKKHHSFQDFKSHKTGIIEYQKGRAVRVLNEWSMGTLVTTHPIHQKENFKEILTQVLVDLTSTSDEVLFKITPFIAEEMYTYSDEELLRFFYHRYRYDVFPQLEKLDQYPPYLQIEPSSICNYRCVFCYQTDTNFFKKTTPGMGQMSLELFKEIVDQATNNIEFLSLASRGEPLLAKEIEGMLVYAKDKFLNLKVNTNASLLTESKVHALLAGGVKTVVFSADAAEEPLYSQLRVNGKLDKVLKNIEMFQNIRQKEYSSVPIITRVSGVKVTEKQDMDSMEKVWGNLVDQVAFVNYNPWENIYEAKPNGQTKACSDLFRRMFIWQDGLTNPCDSDYRSTLQMGKFPEKSISELWRMERYEGLRAAHKSGNRQIVNPCKGCAVV, translated from the coding sequence ATGAAAGAGATTGATCCAAAAGTTTATAAGAAACATCACAGTTTCCAGGATTTTAAAAGCCATAAAACTGGAATTATCGAATACCAAAAAGGTAGAGCCGTTCGTGTTTTAAATGAATGGTCTATGGGAACACTTGTTACCACTCATCCTATTCACCAAAAAGAAAATTTTAAAGAAATCCTAACGCAAGTTTTGGTAGACTTAACTTCTACTTCTGATGAGGTTTTATTTAAGATCACTCCTTTTATTGCGGAGGAGATGTATACTTATAGCGATGAAGAACTTCTTCGTTTTTTTTATCATAGATATAGATACGATGTATTTCCTCAATTAGAGAAGTTAGACCAATATCCTCCATATTTGCAAATTGAACCATCTTCCATTTGTAATTATCGTTGTGTGTTCTGTTATCAAACAGATACTAACTTCTTTAAAAAAACAACCCCTGGTATGGGACAAATGAGTTTGGAACTTTTTAAAGAGATAGTTGACCAAGCTACAAACAATATTGAATTTCTTTCGCTTGCTTCTAGGGGAGAACCGCTACTCGCAAAAGAGATCGAAGGGATGTTGGTTTATGCAAAAGATAAATTTTTAAATCTAAAAGTTAATACGAATGCATCATTGTTAACAGAATCAAAGGTTCATGCCCTTCTTGCGGGAGGTGTAAAAACGGTAGTTTTTTCCGCAGACGCAGCTGAGGAGCCATTATACAGTCAGTTACGAGTCAATGGGAAACTAGATAAAGTCCTGAAAAATATAGAAATGTTCCAGAATATAAGACAGAAAGAATATTCTTCAGTACCCATCATAACACGAGTATCAGGTGTAAAAGTAACTGAGAAACAGGATATGGATTCTATGGAGAAAGTTTGGGGTAACCTTGTAGACCAAGTAGCATTTGTTAACTATAATCCTTGGGAAAATATTTATGAGGCAAAACCTAACGGTCAAACGAAAGCATGTTCAGATTTGTTTCGTAGAATGTTTATCTGGCAAGATGGATTAACCAATCCATGTGACAGTGATTACAGGTCTACTTTACAAATGGGGAAATTTCCAGAAAAATCCATTTCTGAATTATGGAGAATGGAAAGATACGAAGGTTTACGTGCTGCTCATAAATCTGGAAATAGGCAAATAGTAAATCCATGTAAAGGATGCGCGGTAGTTTAA
- a CDS encoding cytidylyltransferase domain-containing protein has protein sequence MIVALLLGRKGSIGFPGKNTFPIMGKPLAWYPMNIAKRTREIDKVYLSTDDPELKSLANAEGVEVIDRPPHLATKEALGEHAYQHGFSVIQERNPGETIELVVLLFCNAATVTSDTISNGIKQLRENKDADSAVTVSKYNMWSPLRARKKDSDGFLQPFVPFETFGDPKTLNCDRDSQGDVLFADMGVSIVRPNNLLHLEEGMLPQKWMGQKILPLYQEAGCDVDYEWQIPVVEWWLKKYGEFR, from the coding sequence ATGATAGTAGCACTCCTTCTTGGCAGAAAAGGTAGTATTGGTTTTCCTGGCAAAAATACATTTCCCATTATGGGAAAACCATTGGCCTGGTACCCAATGAATATTGCAAAACGGACAAGAGAGATTGACAAGGTTTATCTCTCTACCGATGACCCTGAACTAAAGAGTTTGGCAAACGCGGAGGGCGTTGAGGTAATTGATCGTCCTCCCCATCTGGCAACCAAAGAAGCATTAGGTGAACATGCGTATCAACATGGTTTTTCAGTGATTCAGGAAAGAAATCCAGGAGAGACAATTGAATTAGTGGTATTACTTTTTTGTAATGCAGCAACTGTAACTTCTGATACGATTTCCAATGGAATTAAACAGCTAAGAGAAAATAAAGACGCAGATTCTGCTGTCACTGTATCCAAATACAATATGTGGTCACCCCTTCGGGCACGAAAAAAAGATTCCGATGGTTTTCTTCAGCCCTTTGTTCCTTTTGAAACGTTTGGGGATCCTAAAACTTTAAATTGCGATCGAGATTCGCAAGGTGATGTTTTATTTGCCGATATGGGAGTATCCATTGTTCGTCCGAATAACTTACTCCATTTGGAAGAGGGAATGCTTCCTCAAAAATGGATGGGGCAGAAAATTTTGCCTCTTTATCAAGAAGCCGGCTGTGATGTTGATTATGAATGGCAAATCCCGGTGGTAGAGTGGTGGTTAAAAAAATACGGTGAGTTTAGGTAA
- a CDS encoding HAD family hydrolase, whose amino-acid sequence MINSLRHFNLIFWDFDGVIKDSVDVKTDAYLALFPEAPKNILEKIKSHHLEYGGISRLEKIPLYLQWVGVQPTNQVIGEYLDQFANLVVQKVISSPWVPCVEQVLRQKKSHQKFVIVTGTPQTEIEEILVQLQINSIFDRIFGAPTQKSKAIEWALQNYNIGKEDSILIGDSKTDWLAAEETGIQFLLRETDNGEFFNHYSGNKIKDFIGFI is encoded by the coding sequence ATTATAAATTCATTAAGACATTTCAATCTCATCTTTTGGGATTTTGATGGAGTCATCAAAGATTCTGTTGATGTAAAAACAGATGCTTATCTTGCCTTGTTTCCTGAGGCACCCAAAAACATTTTAGAGAAAATTAAATCCCATCATTTAGAATACGGTGGGATCTCTCGGTTGGAGAAAATTCCACTTTATTTACAATGGGTTGGTGTACAACCTACAAACCAGGTGATTGGCGAGTATCTAGATCAGTTTGCCAACTTAGTCGTTCAGAAAGTAATTTCTTCTCCTTGGGTTCCTTGCGTAGAACAAGTATTAAGGCAAAAAAAGAGTCATCAAAAGTTTGTCATTGTTACGGGTACGCCACAAACAGAGATCGAAGAAATTCTCGTGCAATTGCAAATAAATTCTATTTTTGATCGTATTTTTGGGGCACCGACACAAAAATCGAAAGCAATTGAGTGGGCATTACAAAACTACAATATCGGAAAGGAAGATTCCATTTTGATCGGTGATAGCAAAACAGATTGGTTGGCTGCAGAAGAAACAGGGATTCAGTTTCTCCTTCGGGAAACGGACAATGGAGAATTTTTTAATCATTACTCGGGAAATAAAATAAAGGATTTTATAGGTTTCATATGA
- a CDS encoding FkbM family methyltransferase, protein MKQILLEYIRKVFNSIYKVLSPFRLGHEFIDSIIQNSWQEVIRVKHNDCDLQFVVPNSLNRFRALTFSTKEPETLEWIDGLTEGTVIWDVGANVGLYSCYAAKARNCRVFAFEPSVFNLELLSRNIFNNGLSDKIVVLPIPLSDKLSISKLNMTNTDWGGALSTFGKEYGHDGKTLKKTFEYQLVGLSIDEVVKLLKIPAPDYIKMDVDGIEQLILAGAKNTLKKVKSISIEINEDFTEQRHNCEKILTSAGLKFKEKRHSEMFDSGTFKNTYNQIWVR, encoded by the coding sequence GTGAAACAAATTCTATTAGAATATATAAGAAAAGTCTTTAATTCAATCTATAAAGTATTAAGCCCGTTTAGACTTGGTCATGAGTTTATAGATAGTATTATCCAAAATTCTTGGCAAGAGGTTATCCGTGTTAAGCATAATGATTGTGATTTGCAATTTGTTGTTCCAAACTCGCTGAATCGATTTCGTGCACTTACTTTTTCTACTAAAGAACCAGAGACATTAGAATGGATTGATGGTTTAACAGAGGGAACCGTAATTTGGGATGTTGGCGCTAATGTGGGTCTCTATTCCTGTTACGCAGCAAAGGCACGAAATTGCAGAGTCTTCGCTTTTGAGCCTTCTGTTTTTAACCTCGAGTTATTATCAAGAAATATCTTTAATAATGGTTTGTCTGATAAGATAGTTGTTTTACCGATTCCGTTATCTGATAAGTTATCGATAAGCAAATTAAATATGACAAATACCGATTGGGGTGGGGCACTTTCAACATTTGGAAAAGAATACGGTCACGATGGAAAAACATTAAAGAAAACATTTGAATACCAACTGGTAGGGTTATCTATCGATGAGGTAGTCAAGTTACTAAAAATTCCAGCTCCTGATTACATAAAAATGGATGTAGATGGAATTGAACAATTAATTCTAGCCGGTGCAAAAAATACTTTAAAAAAAGTAAAAAGTATAAGCATCGAAATAAATGAAGATTTTACTGAGCAAAGACATAATTGTGAAAAAATCCTAACTTCCGCTGGATTGAAGTTTAAAGAAAAACGTCATTCTGAAATGTTCGATAGTGGTACGTTTAAGAATACATACAACCAGATTTGGGTTAGATAG
- a CDS encoding NAD-dependent epimerase/dehydratase family protein: MKILVFGGSGFLGSHVADALSDAGHEVTIFDLVKSHWLRSDQKFVSGDLLDEKIVSEIVAGFDVVYNFAALADLNQALDKPVDTIRINVLGNTYILEACRKHNVKRFIYASTVYVYSREGGFYRCSKQASESYIEEYQKCFGLDFTILRYGSLYGPRSDESNGLFRIVKSALETGRITYEGSADSLREYIHVEDAAKASVVAMGDEFKNQSVVLTGQEPMRVIELLKMLAEILGRPDSVEFLEGDQVGHYVRTPYAYQPKLGRKYIPPMHVDLGQGLLQLIDEVKFVTNR; the protein is encoded by the coding sequence ATGAAGATTCTTGTATTTGGTGGGTCAGGTTTTCTCGGATCTCATGTAGCAGACGCATTGAGCGATGCCGGTCATGAGGTAACTATTTTTGATTTAGTAAAATCGCATTGGTTGCGTTCAGATCAGAAGTTTGTTTCAGGTGACCTTTTAGATGAAAAGATCGTTTCTGAAATCGTCGCTGGGTTTGATGTAGTTTATAATTTTGCAGCACTTGCAGATTTAAACCAAGCACTTGATAAGCCAGTTGATACAATTCGTATTAATGTGCTTGGAAATACATACATTCTAGAAGCCTGTAGAAAACACAATGTTAAACGATTCATATACGCAAGTACTGTTTATGTTTATAGTCGTGAGGGTGGTTTCTATCGGTGCAGTAAACAAGCATCGGAAAGTTATATCGAGGAGTACCAAAAGTGTTTTGGATTGGATTTTACCATTCTTAGGTATGGCTCCTTGTATGGTCCGAGATCTGATGAGTCAAATGGTCTTTTTCGAATTGTAAAATCAGCTTTGGAAACGGGTCGGATTACATATGAAGGAAGTGCCGATAGTTTAAGAGAATATATTCATGTTGAGGACGCTGCCAAAGCAAGTGTTGTTGCAATGGGGGATGAGTTTAAAAACCAAAGTGTTGTTTTGACGGGGCAAGAACCTATGAGAGTCATTGAGCTACTCAAGATGCTCGCAGAAATCCTCGGGAGGCCCGATTCAGTTGAGTTTTTAGAAGGTGACCAAGTAGGTCATTACGTAAGAACTCCTTATGCATACCAACCGAAGTTAGGAAGAAAATACATTCCTCCAATGCATGTAGATCTTGGTCAAGGGTTACTCCAGTTGATTGATGAAGTAAAGTTTGTTACAAATAGATAA
- the pgl gene encoding 6-phosphogluconolactonase, with translation MNESIEFKEFSSFDWERQILIEISRILNPPFSANQGSDAKFHILLSGGNTPLPIYLNFHRLNLDWSNLHIWLADERCVDLQDSERSETMIKKTLGDPILCQAKFHSPGTGNPTLMASEYNRQLVANEKFDLAILGIGEDGHTASLFPENDLGQDSSSADVLPIYNSPKFPKERISLSLNKINQSNHVLFLVSGNGKKEIIQKIMAGHVCPASKVKGRYSTKIFYCID, from the coding sequence ATGAATGAAAGCATTGAATTTAAAGAATTTTCTTCTTTTGACTGGGAACGTCAAATTTTAATAGAAATTTCCCGAATTTTAAATCCTCCCTTTTCTGCAAACCAGGGAAGTGATGCGAAGTTTCATATATTGCTTTCCGGTGGAAATACACCTTTACCTATCTATCTTAATTTTCATAGGCTAAATCTCGATTGGTCAAATCTTCATATTTGGCTTGCAGATGAAAGATGTGTTGATTTACAAGATTCCGAAAGATCAGAGACTATGATAAAAAAAACTTTAGGTGATCCAATTCTCTGCCAAGCAAAATTTCACTCTCCTGGCACTGGAAATCCGACTCTAATGGCAAGTGAGTATAATCGGCAGTTGGTCGCTAACGAGAAGTTTGATTTAGCAATTCTTGGAATTGGTGAAGATGGCCATACAGCTAGTTTGTTTCCTGAAAATGATCTTGGGCAAGATTCGTCATCTGCCGATGTATTACCAATATATAATTCTCCAAAGTTTCCTAAGGAAAGAATTAGTTTATCCTTAAATAAAATCAATCAATCAAATCATGTATTATTTTTAGTTTCAGGTAATGGGAAAAAGGAAATCATTCAGAAAATTATGGCCGGCCATGTCTGCCCTGCATCGAAGGTGAAGGGTCGGTATAGCACTAAAATTTTCTATTGTATAGATTAA
- a CDS encoding DegT/DnrJ/EryC1/StrS family aminotransferase has translation MPGFELVGKEEREEVNQLFDDGGILFAHGFDAIRNGRYRVREFEKAFAEKIGVKYAQAVSSGTAAIKVALFAAGVRSGDEVITQAFTFIATVEAIIDLGAKPILVNVNDTLNLDPVELKKAITPRTKAIVPVHMLGVACEMDKIQEIATEYNLAIIEDNCESLGARWNGKYLGTESLACAWSFDAGKVIITGEGGMVTTNDEEVYKLAREYHDHGHEYNAKFPRGRDTHRIRGFNYRMSELQAAIGLAQLKKLDFIVAKNAENYNIYFEALKELSNISFRRIPNKSQPLCDCLIFQLDTAEKAKWVVTEMNKSGLGTKNVPDAIEWHFARYWDHMLGELGMSKNELLDTMEPSERELSRSVAIPILVKMDKTTITSNAEKLVSILKQVN, from the coding sequence GTGCCTGGATTTGAATTAGTCGGAAAAGAAGAAAGAGAAGAGGTCAACCAGCTTTTTGATGATGGCGGTATTTTATTTGCTCATGGCTTTGATGCGATTAGAAATGGTCGATACCGAGTTCGTGAGTTTGAAAAAGCTTTCGCGGAAAAAATTGGAGTAAAGTATGCACAAGCTGTGTCTTCTGGGACAGCCGCAATCAAAGTAGCTCTTTTCGCTGCAGGAGTTAGGTCTGGAGATGAAGTCATAACCCAAGCTTTCACATTCATTGCAACTGTTGAAGCAATAATTGATTTGGGTGCAAAGCCGATTTTAGTGAATGTAAATGACACTTTAAACTTGGATCCAGTAGAACTAAAAAAAGCAATTACCCCGAGAACAAAGGCAATTGTTCCTGTCCACATGTTGGGTGTTGCATGCGAAATGGATAAGATCCAAGAAATTGCCACTGAATATAATCTCGCAATTATCGAAGATAATTGTGAGTCGCTCGGTGCAAGATGGAATGGTAAATACTTAGGTACAGAATCTCTTGCTTGTGCTTGGAGTTTTGATGCAGGAAAAGTCATTATCACTGGCGAAGGTGGAATGGTGACCACCAATGATGAAGAGGTTTATAAACTAGCAAGGGAATATCATGATCATGGTCATGAATACAATGCAAAATTTCCGAGAGGAAGAGATACGCATAGGATTCGTGGCTTCAATTATCGGATGAGTGAACTACAGGCTGCTATCGGTTTAGCACAATTGAAGAAACTGGATTTCATTGTGGCCAAAAACGCTGAAAACTATAACATTTACTTTGAAGCGTTAAAGGAACTTTCAAATATTTCTTTTCGAAGAATTCCTAACAAATCGCAACCGCTATGTGATTGTTTGATCTTTCAATTGGATACTGCCGAAAAGGCAAAATGGGTAGTAACAGAAATGAATAAAAGTGGATTGGGAACAAAAAACGTTCCTGACGCGATTGAGTGGCATTTTGCTCGTTATTGGGATCATATGTTAGGCGAGCTAGGGATGTCTAAGAATGAATTGTTAGATACTATGGAACCCTCTGAAAGAGAGTTAAGCAGAAGTGTTGCCATACCAATTCTTGTAAAGATGGATAAAACCACCATAACATCTAATGCAGAGAAATTGGTATCAATTTTAAAACAAGTGAATTAA